DNA from Phragmites australis chromosome 16, lpPhrAust1.1, whole genome shotgun sequence:
CATCAGTTTCAGGAACATGTGTGTGTGGTTTTGCTGGAACATCAGTGTAAACATACCCAAATGGTGAGTGCTGACTAACTACAGCCGGCTCATCATGCATATGGGTGACATCCCCATTGAGTTTTCCCCCTTTCCCATCCAGTGCCAGTTTGCCCAGATCCTCAATAGTATCACCCAGTTCAGACTCCCTGATTATCTCCCTATCAACACCATTCATAGGACCTTTAGTCCATCCCGACATTGAATTCTGAATTGAATGTAACATCTCACTCGTGTGTGTCAACTGTATCTCTACATTCCCTACTCTAGATTTGAGCTCATGTACCTCATCCTGCATGGTCTCCATGAACCCAGTGCTGGAACCCTCCATGGCCGCTAGGTCTTCTGGATGGTAACACATGTGGTGGAAGAAGCCACCACCACAGTTGCCGCTGTCGCCGACATCGAAGAAGTCGCATCTGCTGTCGTCTTGGTGTTCCTCGTCATGGCGCACCTTTGTGGAACATATCGGTTCGGAACTCCTCCCCAATAGTCTGCTCCACGGATCTACCGCCGCCTGAGTTGGAGATCGAATCAGGGATTTTACACAAGGATTAATTGTGAAACCTTCTCCTAAATCACACTCGCCACCGTCACCACCGCGAACTCCAACTCAACCCGGTACCCAGAATTTTACACTCGAACAGGCGTCGAGCAACCCTCATCGGCGATTGAGTTCGTCGCTGTTTTGTGCCGAGAATCGGCGAGTTCTGATACCAATTTGTCACTCCCGATTGGAATCGAGTGCAACAATCCAAAGGAAACCAACTTGCGATCACAATTTCTAAAGAACACGACAATTCCAGGGGAAGAACATTGACGAATGTTCATTCCCCATTTGGTTTTCAGTGGTTCTGGATACAGTAATAGCATAGATGATTCCATTTTGCTACTCCTGGAGGATTTATACCCCCGACTCAACAAAATTTTACAGACGCGGTAACGAACTGAAATTACAGACTCTGTAACTCAATCAGCTAACACTGTAACTCATCCGACAAGGATAACTAGCGACCGTTTAACAGCTAAGTAACTCTAATTAATATTGAGTAATACTAGCCCTCCATCTTGAGATGAGTGGTCCTCCAGTGTCCAGTTCGAAGCGGTATCCTTTTGGTCATGACATTACTTCGAGAGGATCCCCTACCCCGAATCCGGAGAGTCATCGACGTCGTTCCCAGTCCGATTCAAGGAAGCTTGCAAGGTCATCGGcatcatcctcgtcctcatcgtcgATGTCGTTGCGTTCACCTCCCTCTTTATGATTCGACCACTCTTCCTCAGGGAGTGGGTCAGCGTTCTGGCCCGCCGCGTCGCCCTGCCGTCGGCCATGCTCCTCCATAATCGTCGCCTTGTCGCCGCCATCGAATCGGCGCTCCACCCTTGCCCTATAGCGAGAGGCATGTATTGGTGCGGTTGGAGGATGCATGAGCCACCAGAACGGAAGGTGGGACGAATCTGGAGAGGGCCCCACGGGGGCAAGGAGGACGGGGTTGGTCCggtttttctgatttttagttTTGCAGGTTTTTAAgtgttttctaattttttattaggcagtgggaggggaggggaggtgggAGGGGGTGACACACGAACTAacttgtgttttatatagtagagattgcTTATTCAGATGTACGTATTTATAGGGGAGAATCTATCGaaattttctaaattttcagactttatactccctccggtcacaaATGAATGACGTTTTGGACAAAGTCCggtcaaacttttgaaactttgacCATCGATAACTTTTAAAATGTTTAGtttcaaaatatgaaaaattatatgtgtggatttatcttcaaaaatactttcataatatcataaacttattggattatataaatatattctagttgAAAATAGTGGTTAAATGTATGCATCGAAGACCGTGTTGTATccaaaacgtcaagtattttTTGCTAGAGGTAGTACGTTTTTGGGTGTTGTGGGGTAAAAGTCAAGTATGTGGATACCTAGGTTGTTACAGAATGCTGTAGCACCATCTGGAGGAGGCTCCCCGAGACGGAGAGGGGGTGGAGGAGGCGAGATGGGAGCGGCGAGACGAGCGCATGGTGGGGACGCCATTGCGGAAGGCCTAGGAGATGGGGGAAATGGGAGAGGCGGGataggagttttttttaaaaaagatttgGGACTAAACAAATCGCAATTACAAGTGATCATGGGCCATCCAGAACTCAGGCCCTTCCGTTGAGTTCTGCAGCGCCGTTGGTGGTCTTCCTAGGGTAAGAGGAgtcattgagttttttttaatattttctaacattaatatttaaataaatagatctataataaaaagaattaaaagaATAGACGGCTACCACCCTCCCATGGGCCGGTTAGGCCCTTACCGCACTCTGATCGAAGGTAGCGCGAACATTGTTTCGTCAAAATCATTGTTCACAATAATATTTTTCCCTCCTATGTTCTTTATACAAAACTGTGGTCTTTTGTTGCTTCAAAAATCCTAAATTGTTTTGTACGTATATCATAATtaatgtgcaacccattttaattagattcacctaaaaagcatgtgtagaatttaaactaaaattctccaaaaaagactacttttataacttttaataattgttatggcctcaaataaatttccaaaaatttgaaaaatttcactaatattaatattatgtgatggaataatttttaaaattatttccagccctagtctatatggtgaaaaagtgagttactttgtaatgctctatttatatgcatttttatcatttcatgtgaatagagcattacaaaagaactcactttttcaacaTATAGCCTAGGgcttgaaataattttataaattattccatcacataatatgaatattagtgaatttttacagatttttggaaatttatttgggcccctaacaattgttaaaagttataaaagtaatctttttttggagaattttagttcaaattctacacatgcgttttaggtgaatacaattaaaataggttgcacatgaattataaatacgtaaaaaaaaatttaggattttttggagtaacagaagatcaCAGTTTTGTATAAAGAAGATGAGAGGAAAAAATATTACTGTGATTTTGTAACCGCGGAGGGCTGTTAGCCCAGGCACTGCCACGGTGGACTGCTTACTTCTGCTTACTGTCTTCTCAGAAGGTGGTAAGAGCCTAACCGCCCGGCGGTAGTCTATTCTTGCAATTCTTTTTATCAGGggctatttatttaaatattaatgttagaaaatataaaaataaaaaactcggaGTTATTTGAAGGGGAAAGAGCAGCCCAGTTATGGGTAGCTAGCCCAGTTTAGGGCCCGGCCCAACTCAGGAAGGGACCGGGAGATAACCCTAGCGCTTCTTCACCAGGCTCCCCTCaacgccgccgccaccccgcCCCGTGTTCCCCCAAAAAtcactcctttttttttgttctggCCTCCTCCGCTGCCCGAAGAGGAAGACCAGGCCGTAGTCGATCTTCCTCGCCGCCGTGTAGTCCTGCCCTGCCTGGTAACGATCGATCCTCCTCTCTCTAGTCTCtatatggatggatggatgaagTCATATATTTATTCGTCTCAAGTGATTACTGATTCTCTTGAGATGATGTTCATATATACTGATGTTCTGATgttttttcttgcttttttttacACAAACAGTTGCAGCCAGCGTGTAGATCGAGCGAGAGGCTACCAGCTCGATGAGTTTCCGGCGGTTCCTGTACCTTGTGGCGGACGATTACGTCGACCGCAGCTACTCCCTGCGCCGCATCGACATGTCGCGCTTGTTCTTCCGTCCATCGACGGTGGGGGACCAGCCTTCACCAACGCCGCTCGACAGCAGCGGCGGAGCAGGAGCTGCTGATCCGTCGGCGACAGAGGATGGTGGTCGCCTGCCAGACCCCACCATGATTTTGAGCACTCCAGACATGATGCATGCGCGCGGTAGCATTCACttcatgcccttcaagaacaagGGCAGCGGGGAGCACTGCAAGGTGTTCACCATGGACCACACGGGCCGCGCCCTCATGTGCGACCCTGGCCTGCCCCCCGCCTTCCGCCACCTGCCCAGCCTGGCCAGTGGCAAGGCCGCACCCTTCTCTCTCACCGTCGGCGACAGCCTCTACATCATGGACGCGTTCCCCAAGCCGCCCGGCCCCAAGCGGCACAGCTTCGAGGTTCTCACCTACGATGAAAAATGCAACTTCAAGGAATCGTACTGGCACACTCTCCACCCGCCTCCCTATGTGTACGATCTCCGCGACTCTTCCCAGTATGTCGAGTCCTACGCGCTGGTCGCCGGCTCAAACATGGTCATATCCAACAAGGCCGTTGCAGAAACCTACTGCTTCGACACAGTGAAGAGCACGTGGAGAAAAGCCGGCGACTGGGCGTTGCCGTTCACCCGCCTCGCTGAGTACGACCCCGATCACAAGCTCTGGTTTGGGATCTCGTCTTATGACGACGGCTACCGCTTCTGCGGGGCCAACCTGATCGACGCCTCGGGAGAGATGAGGCCTCCCGTGGTGCACGGCTTCTGGAAGGAGTACGTCGAGCCTCCGCCGGAGTGGAGCCTTGCATGGTCCTACGCTGTGCCCCTGGGCTCCTCCAAGTTCTGCATCATCAGGTTGTTTGAGGTTGTTACCATCCACGTCTGCTCCAAGTCTAGGACGGATGAGCTCCAAGCGGTGCTCACCGGCGTGGAGGTGCAGAGTTGCGGCGAAGAGCTCCGTGTGGTCAAGCACAAGTCCGAACGTTACAAGCTCGACATCACAGTCGACTACCGGGTACTCTAATAAGTCATCATCAACTGTACGTCTGCTATGATAATGATTTGGACACGTGTCGCTCCGGGCGGGATGGGTGGTGGAAAATGGGTTTTAGATGCAAACTTTGTGATTTTGTGCCGAGGTGTGGCCGGGGACACATAGACAAAGAGAAGCTCGGCGGTGACACCTCACGGGAGGTCCGCCCCCACCGCACAGGCCGAGGCCACTCGCCCACGGGGCGCGCACCGGCACGGATTCTCTGATACGTTATGTGGCCCACGCGTCAGTGAGCGTAACGTACGTCAGAGAATCCGCCGGGGACGTGCACGAACCCACCTCCCTTTTGGTTGATATGCTTCCTAATCACTTCCCTCGTCAAACAAATCAACTCGCCTCCTTCCATGGCGCGCTTTCACTCTTGCTCTATACAGATCCAGAGCTAGATATCTGTCATGATCATGATGTAGTTAATTTTCACAGGCTATTATTGTTAATATCAGCGAAGAAATTAACAGTCTTCTTGCTACTTCAGTTGCCCTGCCTCTGCGTGTGGGCTTATAAATCTCAGGCTAAAACTTTATTTTGTTAATTTCATTCAGTTAAACACTTATATGGTTGAGGAGAAATTGCCCAAATGCAATCCACTTGAGTGAGATTCGATGAAAGCAATCGAGTTGGCTGCAATTGCCTGAAAGCCATCAAAACCGAATTTTGGGTCGATTGAACGCTATTTCTGTCTTGTATGCtcattttgcttttcttttgcATCCCAGGCTCTACTGATCTGACCGTTTTGCCCCTCCGGCAGAAATACAACCTGGGCGAAGCGATGCGGTCGGACTAGTCTCTAGTGTCATCTCGTTCGTCGTGCCTCCCATCGCATCGGTCCACTTTGTGAAGTAATCcgtagcaaccaaaacaaagcgATGACCTTTTGAAGATGAAGGATGAATTTGGCCGATGAAATATAAAGCCCATCCTCGGAATGGCCATGGTTTGATGATAGGATTCAACATAGAAGCAGGAGCTAACtgtatatcaccaaacttttgacatgcttcacatcctttgtaatatctagAGCAATCATCAAACATAGTCGGCCAATAAAATCCAGCTCTCCTTAACAACCATACTATTTTGCGAGCCGACTGATGTGTTCCACAaataccttcatgtacttcacccaTAGTAATTTTACTTTGCTCCGAACCTAGACATTTTAGAAGCAACCCATCTATGGTTCAACGATATAATTCACCATCCAATAtcacatattttaaagcttGTCGCCTAGCATTTTTATCTACCGATGAACTAGAATTTTCTAAATATTCGATCATCGGCTTTCTCCAATCACTAGACATATGCAATATGATTTTTTGAGCAAAACCGAACCTTCTTCCTGTTTTTCGGCCAAAAGAACACTAGCACAAGCTAACAACGGTTTTTCTAACACAAAGAACATCCCTCTATTTACTCGATAACCAGATGCTTGCTGCGCTAAATCATTTGCcctcatattctcttctctagatatgtgaacgatggtgaaatcatcaaaacttgctatgatatctaagcatctatctaaatagctatttagtgacTCATCAAAGCATTGATAAACTCTAGAAACTTGCTACACCACTAGTAATGAATCACCAAACAATTCTACATGTGTTACGCCCATGGactttaaaatttgcaaacctaacaaaagagcttcgtactcggcttgattgttggtacaaaagtatTCTAAGCGAACCGATGTTTCGAAAACAACACCTCTAGGTGAAATTAAAACAATGCCAACACcttgaccttctctacaagCTGAGCCATCAAAGTATAACTTCCATGAACACACACTAATCAAACTAACCAACGCATCACTATCAATATGATGATCAATAATAAAATCAACAACGATTTGGCTTTTCATTGGTCTTaacggttcataagccaaatcatattcaatcaaAGCATAGACCCACTTTccgattctaccactcaaaatcggcttttgcaacatgtacttaataacatcggtttggcatgcaaccacacaagtactagaaagcaaataatgtctcaacttggtgcatgcatagtataaagataaacataatttttcaataaatgcATACCTTGTTTCCGCATCCAAAAGACGCTGGCTCAAATAAGTGATCGCATATTCTTTCCCGTCGCTTTCTTGTGTAAGAACAGCAGCTATTACCGTCTCTTGTGTAGCAACATACAGCCGAAATAGAATCCCAGCCTTGGGCACCATTTACACGGGAGGTGatgacaaatattttttgatgtcatCAAAAGTTTGTTGCTGTTCTGCCCCCCAAGTAAAATCGGCTTCTTTCTTTAACCGAAGTATGGGAGTAAAAGCACTAATCTTGCCGGACAAGTTATATATGAAACGCCTCAAATAATTGACCTTTCCCAGCAAATTTTGGACATCTCTCTTTGATTGTGGCGCTCCCAACTTATCTATAGCTGCTATTTTGttaggatctatctctatgcctctTTCATGTATTATGAAACCTAAGAATTTGCCCGCTgatacaccaaaagcacacTTAAGTGGGTTCATCTTTAAACCATTCCGACAcattctttcaaaagctaaacACAAATCGGCTAAATGACTACCCATATCATCCCATTTgataacaatatcatcaatataaatcTCCAAGATGACACCAAAcaaatcatgaaagatcaaattcatagctctttgataagtagcaccggcgttctttaaaccaaatgtcataacaacccattcaaataaaccaacaaaacccgGGCAACGGAAAGCCGTTTTAGATATATCTTCTTCGgccatgaaaatttgattatagcccgcattaccatccaaaaaactaataaCTCTATGACCCGAAGCATCATTAATCAGCATATCGGCGATgggcataggatattcatctttaggagtagctttatttaaatctctaaaatcaatgcatactctcaatttatcactatttttcttctcaaccgggacaatattagatatccaTTCAGCATATCTACAAGGACGAATAAACCCCGCAGCGAGCAACCggcttatttcttctttgattcgcccatacatgttaggattaaactttCTAGCTGGTTGTTTGTGAGGTCTAAAACCCAACTTTATGGAAAGCCGATGCTCTACAAGCTCACGGCTAAGTCCCggcatctcatgatactcccaagcGAAACAATCGATATATTCTTTGAGTAATGCAATCATTTCGCCTTTTtgaacatcatgcatgtttttattCACAAATGTCGGCCTAGGAACAGTACCATCtcctatatctacctcttctaaTGGATCAGCCGACGAAAAACCTTGTCCTAGCTTTTCtatctcatcaaaatcatcaatagtcTCACAAATATCGTTCTTTTTAGACTGATATTGCTCCACACGCTGTTGCAACCATTCTAAATTACTTTATTTATCCATTTATAACATTACATTGCTAAGCCGAGATGAAGAAATCGGCTGTACAGACATGGGTACAAAACCATCTCTagtaacactaagaaaatcatacccCGAAAAGTCTTGACCGGAGAGACACTGTACATTCCCATGTTGCCAATCTACCGAAGCATCGACCAAAGCAACAAAAGCCGATGTATCCGCATGTACAACCTCTATTTCATCGTCTACCCATTGAATCAAGAATTGGTGCAAACTAGAAGGTACACAAcgatttgcatgaatccaatcatggcctaataaaaCGTTGTAGTTACCTTGCACGTCGGCGACGAAGAAGGCCGTAGGGACCGTCTTGCTTCCAACGGTGAGCTCCATGGAAATTACGCCTTTTGCCTCCGTAGGCTCGCCGGTGAAGCCATTAAGCACCAAGTTTGTCTTCATgagctctttgtcttcttttcctAGCTTCTTGAAAACTGAATATGGCATTAGATTCATGGTGGCTCCACCATCCACTAGCATTCTCGAAATTGGCCTTCCATCAATATGCCCCTTGACATACAATGGCCTCAAATGTTGGCTCAATTCTTTGGGCTTTTCAAATATAGTTTCCTTCGGACCAATATTTAGCTGAGCAACCTCTTCATTAACAACCCGAAACTCCGAAGGTAAAACAAAAACCATATTGATATCCATATTATCATGCGGCAGAGTACCATCTCTAAGAATTGGAGAGTCTCCtagcatatcatcttcatcatcactagaTGTCACAATAGGCTCTATGACTTGCTTTACTCTCCATTCTTGCTGAATAGGCACTATTGGCTTGATTTCATTGAATACTTGATCTCTAACCTTTTCAGCTTGTGCTTCTCCCAACTCTTGTTTTTGTAACCTTTGTAGCCTCCTCTTTTGGGAATGTGAGAGACCCCTAGGACACCACGGTGGCTGCGGCTTAGTCCCAGGTAGCAAGGacttttccttttcaaccttcCGATCGTCTGAACTAGCGATCGGCTTTAAACTAGAAGTGGCTTCTTGAACATTTGGCGCCATGGGCTGTTGTACTGTTGTAGGTGGCGCCTCCTTAAGCTCAAGATCAGTACCAACCACTCCTACAACTTCCCCTTTGTTGCTGCCACTTGATCCGTCATTAGCCGATTGCTTTTGCACTTTGCTTTCATCAACAACCAGCTGTTTTCCTTTTGGTTCCAGACCTAATTTCTCATTAGAGACACTCGTGTTCTTCACACGATAGACCTTCTTAACATGTCTCCTATCCCTCCCATCATTTGACTGATTTTTGGGATCAAACCGGTCTTGTTTAGGACGAGATAGTCTGTCAAACGCCAAAGGTCATGGTGCTGTCCACCCCGGGTGAAATGGTGCAAATGGCATAGAAGGTGGTACCCAAGGTGCACACCAACCCCACGGCAGACATGGAGGACAAACCATCGGAGGAGAACCCCACATCATAGGCATTGGCGGCCCGAAAAGAGGGAACGGAACTGCTGCAATATTATCCTcccattgcctcctcctcccttcaaacTCACGCTTCGGAGGTGATCTTGGACGTTTAAGAGCATTGGGCCGGCTGCCCCTTTTTTGGCCAGCCTTGCCACTCTCATACTTAGCCAAAAGTGTATCAAATGTAAGTTTTGGCTTCTCATGCTTCTTAATAGCTTTGTTCTTATCTTCATTCACTTTCCAACGACCAATTTCTAGacttttaggtttgatcatcCTTGGCCTTACATTATCATTACCAATAATCACACTCTTGCCTTTAGTCGATTCGGCTTGAGACGGCCGAACCAAGACCTTCTTCCCTtcaaagttcatcatgttgATGGGGAATGGATCACAGTCTAGCTTCATCTTAGAATTTTCAGCAAACTTCAATCATCCTTCATTAATGACCGATTGAATCTGTCGACGGAaaacattgcaatcattagtagcgtgagaatatgaattatgccatttacaatatgcacgtttcttaatctcctcaagtgatggaataacatgataaggagacaaactaatttgcttttcttgtaaCAAGAGATCAAATATCCTATCACATTTAGTGACATCGAATGTGAATTTTATCTCTTCTTGCTGATTCTTTTGTGGAGTTGGCTTCAATGCGGGGCACATGAATGGCTTAGATTTGGACTTCCATGTCCATTCGGCTACACACACGTCTACGCTATCATCACTTGACGAATCATCCTCATATTCAACTACATTAATACCCGGACGATCCACCTTGAGTTTTTCACTAAACCTTTGAATCTTTCTATGTTCTTTGGCATGACTTTCTTGAGCCAGAGCCCGCTGCAAAACTTGATTCACATCTGAAAATTCTTGCCCTTCTAATCTCTCTTTGATGTGTGCATGCAACCCGGCAAAAGCTAACTCAGCTAGATCTCTATCGGAGAGCGAAACATTGAAACATCGATTTTTAGTATCTCTAAATCTTCTAATGTATTCAGAAACAGACTTATTATACTTTTGTGTAACCAATGTCAAATGAATTAACCTCAACTCCGTGTCTCCAGTATAAAAGtattcatgaaatttttgctcaagttgtgcCCATGTATGAATAGAGTTAGACGCAAGtgaagtaaaccaagtaaatgcattgctGAAAAGTGATAAAGGAAATAAACGCAATCTTAAAGCATCACTACTACCGGCTTCAccacattgtgcaagaaattgacCTATATGCTCCATTGTAGTTCTACCATCTTCCCCATTGAATTTAACAAAATCAAGGACCTTAAACCCATGTGGATATGGAATTGTGTCATAATAATCAGGGTATGGTTTTTGATAAACACGTGATTTACCTTTGAGCGCTACCCCAAAATGTTCcctcaaaatattagtcatttgctctttgatgctttcaggCCCAAAAAGTGTTTCGGCCATAGGCCGATTGGATGATGCATTAGCATGTGGTTGTGGCCTAAAAGATTGTTGTTGTGGCGTATCATGAGAGTGTGAAGTCACATATTGTATATGTGGAGTATTTTGTGAAGGCACATTGAAGTAAGTATCCAGCAACAGACCATAGGGTATGCCAGTACCTTGTGGGGGTATAGGAGGTGTGCTATATACCACAGTGTTGTAAGGAACTAATGGCatacttgctgaaatttcagtagcCCAGCTATTGGCCACATACTGAATCGAACTAGTTATGCTAGATGAACTAGTCGGAACTGGAAAAACAAATGAGGACACCTCCGGCTTGTTAGTACTCAATGTATTAAATGGAGGTGTTACCATACCAACCGGACCAACATTGGATCGGCTATGAGTTTGTTGCATCGGCATATTTTGTTGTGTAGGCAAAGGTGTTGCAAATTGTGCCGATGAAACTAATGGTATTTGCTGAAATTGATTACCATCGTTGGAATTTGAGGAGCTAGCATCATGTAGTTGGGGCTgttttttacctttttcatcTTGCAATTCAATAAACAAAGCCCTAACACAACTAGACAGTACATGATCTAGACTTTTAACCAATGTTTCAGAATTATTGAACATGGCAGCACCAACAGACTGATCTACCATACGCGCAATATGCTCTTTGAAATCATGAGTAGAATCACTTACATCGGTCTTTACCTCATGATTGGCGTGGACGATTGACATCGGATCGTCCTTGTTGATTACACCTTGACGTGTTTTCTGATAgcatgcaagcatcatcttctcaACCTCCCGCTTTTGAGCTTCAATAGCTTGGCGATCCTCCTCGGGAAGCTCTTCAAGCGTAGGCGAGATGATATTGTCCATGTTAATTTTGGCTCCCTCTTCCTTAGATATGGCGCAGCAGGGTGCAGGGGGTGTCAACGCCGAAACCCTAGGTGTGGATGTTGATGGAGAACCGTCGTTCCCCAGCGGAGTCGCCAATTTGTGTTGGGGCAGAAttgggcaacacctagccaacACGGGATCCGTCAAGGATACTTGTCG
Protein-coding regions in this window:
- the LOC133895969 gene encoding uncharacterized protein LOC133895969, whose amino-acid sequence is MSFRRFLYLVADDYVDRSYSLRRIDMSRLFFRPSTVGDQPSPTPLDSSGGAGAADPSATEDGGRLPDPTMILSTPDMMHARGSIHFMPFKNKGSGEHCKVFTMDHTGRALMCDPGLPPAFRHLPSLASGKAAPFSLTVGDSLYIMDAFPKPPGPKRHSFEVLTYDEKCNFKESYWHTLHPPPYVYDLRDSSQYVESYALVAGSNMVISNKAVAETYCFDTVKSTWRKAGDWALPFTRLAEYDPDHKLWFGISSYDDGYRFCGANLIDASGEMRPPVVHGFWKEYVEPPPEWSLAWSYAVPLGSSKFCIIRLFEVVTIHVCSKSRTDELQAVLTGVEVQSCGEELRVVKHKSERYKLDITVDYRVL